In Aspergillus oryzae RIB40 DNA, chromosome 6, one genomic interval encodes:
- a CDS encoding uncharacterized protein (predicted protein), which translates to MLVPLQYFSPFELYSPAAINSTLDLCRNFCQTLFESRVHENEPTDSVLRGEDIRFLYHIVSSSHEAKSSGDRNGLFVKRMLVTSGDVVQHTPESKRGRSFERGITRFCCSGLLGTLRHISQAIFNQAEQQTSQLRHSLRGELRNCYFSRRKASSKHFRFRSGIPSAQLQYELVVQFVYYLDENPLFWTDIFDQHRHDSD; encoded by the exons ATGTTGGTCCCTTTGCAATACTTTAGCCCGTTTGAGCTATATTCACCGGCAGCG ATCAACTCTACACTTGATCTCTGCCGAAACTTTTGTCAAACACTGTTTGAGAGTCGCGTTCACGAAAATGAACCAACGGATTCTGTTCTTCGC GGAGAGGACATTAGATTTTTATATCACATTGTGTCATCGTCTCATGAAGCAAAGAGCTCTGGTGACAGAAATGGACTCTTTGTTAAGCGCATGCTGGTCACTAGCGGAGATGTTGTTCAGCATACGCCAGAGTCAAAAAGGGGGAGGTCGTTTGAGCGAGGTATTACTCGGTTCTGCTGTTCAGGCTTGCTGGGAACTTTGCGACATATTTC CCAAGCGATATTTAATCAGGCTGAGCAGCAGACTAGCCAACTCAGGCACAGCCTCAGAGGCGAGTT ACGCAACTGCTATTTCTCCCGACGAAAGGCCAGTTCCAAACATTTTCGTTTTAGGTCAGGTATCCCCAGCGCACAACTCCAATATGAACTTGTCGTCCAATTCGTCTATTATCTCGACGAAAACCCACTCTTCTGGACAGACATCTTCGACCAACACCGTCACGATTCCGACTAA